A genomic window from Phoenix dactylifera cultivar Barhee BC4 chromosome 7, palm_55x_up_171113_PBpolish2nd_filt_p, whole genome shotgun sequence includes:
- the LOC103715557 gene encoding 60S acidic ribosomal protein P3-like, translated as MCRSSSAEWSAKQLFDDLEVLASSTYELQRKLVQAALAADLSGGVTSFSMVSHCSTVFLVIIGGGGGGAFIGASAAGAAAAGFVADGAAPGAPPAEEEEKVESSDEDWGLSPFDKISVISQENNMSLWF; from the exons ATGTGTAGGAGTTCCAGCGCTGAGTGGAGCGCAAAGCAGCTCTTCGACGACCTTGAGGTGTTGGCGTCCTCGACCTACGAGCTCCAGCGGAAGCTGGTCCAGGCCGCACTCGCCGCCGACTTGTCCGGCGGGGTTACCTCCTTCTCCATGGTCTCCCACTGTTCCACCGTCTTCCTG GTGATAATtggtggaggtggtggtgggGCATTCATTGGTGCTTCAGCTGCAGGTGCTGCAGCAGCTGGTTTTGTTGCTGATGGTGCTGCTCCCGGGGCACCTCCTGCtgaggaggaagagaaagtAGAGAGTTCCGATGAGGACTGGGGATTGTCGCCCTTTGATAAGATTTCTGTCATCTCTCAAGAGAACAATATGAGC